The following coding sequences are from one Ornithorhynchus anatinus isolate Pmale09 chromosome 11, mOrnAna1.pri.v4, whole genome shotgun sequence window:
- the SP2 gene encoding transcription factor Sp2 isoform X3: protein MAATAAVSPSEYLQPAASTAQDSQPSPLALLAATCSKIGPPAVEAAVAPPAPPQPTPRKLVPIKPAPLPLSPSKSGFGFLSSKGSLLQIQGSPLGSSYPGGQLVLAIQNPAVVGKGSRSAANVQYQAVPPVQAPGTPTLQVQPNLANQIQIIPGTGQALLAPSPAPHKPVPIKPAPSQKAGTAPMQSSGGLVKLSGGGANVTLTLPVNSLVGAGEASGAPAQLVPEGPAPPAAARVGKKARKKAPAASRPAAVAEQVETVLIETTADNIIQAGGNLLIVQSPGAGQPAVLQQVQVVSPKLEQPSPPPPPPPPPPPPVVQIPQQALRVVQAASATLPTVPQKPSQNFQIQAAEPIPTQVYIRTPSGELQTVLLQEAPSVSVAAPSSTPCSSPAARSAQPAGGGRKPSAPARKERPLPKIAPAGGIISLNAAQLAAAAQAMQTININGVQVQGVPVTITNTGGQQQLTVQNVAGNHLTISGLSPTQIQLQMEQALAGEIQPGEKRRRMACTCPNCKDGERRSGEQGKKKHICHIPDCGKTFRKTSLLRAHVRLHTGERPFVCNWVFCGKRFTRSDELQRHARTHTGDKRFECAQCQKRFMRSDHLTKHYKTHLVTKNL from the exons ATGGCCGCCACTGCCGCCGTCAGCCCCAGTGAATACCTGCAACCGGCTGCCTCCACTGCCCAG GACTCCCAGCCGTCTCCCCTAGCCCTGCTGGCCGCGACATGTAGCAAGATAGGCCCCCCTGCCGTGGAAGCCGCCGTggcgcccccagccccgccccagcCCACGCCCCGGAAGCTGGTGCCCATCAAGCCGGCCCCGCTGCCCCTGAGCCCCAGCAAGAGCGGCTTCGGGTTCCTGTCGTCCAAAGGCAGCCTGCTGCAGATCCAGGGATCCCCCCTGGGCTCCTCCTACCCCGGGGGCCAGCTGGTGCTGGCCATCCAGAACCCGGCCGTGGTCGGCAAGGGGTCCCGCTCGGCCGCCAACGTCCAGTACCAGGCGGTGCCTCCGGTCCAGGCGCCCGGGACCCCGACCCTCCAGGTCCAGCCGAACCTCGCCAACCAGATCCAGATCATCCCGGGCACGGGCCAGGccctcctggccccctcccccgccccccacaagcCCGTGCCCATCAAGCCGGCCCCCTCGCAGAAGGCCGGGACGGCCCCCATGCAGAGCTCGGGGGGCTTGGTGAAGCTGAGCGGGGGCGGCGCCAACGTGACCCTCACCCTGCCCGTCAACAGCCtggtcggggccggggaggcctcgGGGGCCCCGGCCCAGCTGGTCCCCGAgggccccgctcccccggccgccgcccgggTCGGCAAGAAGGCCCGGAAGAAGGCGCCGGCGGCCTCGCGGCCCGCGGCCGTGGCCGAGCAGGTGGAGACGGTGCTCATCGAGACCACGGCCGACAACATCATCCAGGCGGGCGGCAACCTCCTCATCGTGCAGAGCCCCGGGGCCGGCCAGCCCGCCGTGCTCCAGCAGGTCCAGGTGGTCTCCCCCAAGCTGGAGcagccgtccccgcccccgcccccgcccccgccgccgcccccgccggtgGTGCAGATCCCCCAGCAGGCCCTGCGGGTGGTCCAGGCGGCCTCGGCCACGCTCCCCACCGTGCCGCAGAAGCCTTCCCAGAACTTCCAGATCCAAGCGGCGGAGCCCATACCAACTCAG gtctaTATCCGAACGCCTTCCGGCGAGCTGCAGACggtgctcctccaggaggccccctCGGTGAGCGTGGCGGCCCCCTCCAGCACCCCCTGCAGCAGCCCGGCCGCCCGAAGCGCCCAGCCCGCCGGGGGCGGCAGGAagccctccgccccggcccgcaAAGAGCGCCCTCTGCCAAAGATCGCCCCGGCCGGGGGCATCATCAGCTTGAACGCCGCTCAgttggccgccgccgcccaggcCATGCAGACCATCAACATCAACGGCGTCCAGGTCCAAGGAGTGCCGGTCACCATCACCAACACCGGTG GCCAGCAGCAGCTGACGGTCCAGAACGTGGCCGGCAACCACCTGACCATCAGCGGCCTGAGCCCCACCCAGATCCAGCTGCAGATGGAGCAGGCGCTGGCCGGGGAGATCCAGCCCGGGGAGAAGCGCCGCCGCATGGCCTGCACCTGCCCCAACTGCAAGGATGGGGAAcggag GTccggggagcaggggaagaagaaGCACATCTGCCACATCCCCGACTGCGGCAAGACCTTCCGCAAGACGTCGCTGCTGCGGGCCCACGTGCGGCTGCACACGGGAGAACGTCCCTTCGTCTGCAACTGGGTCTTCTGCGGGAAGCGCTTCACGCGCTCCGACGAGCTGCAGCGCCACGCCCGGACGCACACAG GCGACAAGCGGTTTGAGTGTGCCCAGTGCCAGAAGCGCTTCATGCGGAGCGACCACCTGACCAAACATTACAAGACCCACCTGGTCACCAAGAACTTGTAA
- the SP2 gene encoding transcription factor Sp2 isoform X1, with the protein MAATAAVSPSEYLQPAASTAQDSQPSPLALLAATCSKIGPPAVEAAVAPPAPPQPTPRKLVPIKPAPLPLSPSKSGFGFLSSKGSLLQIQGSPLGSSYPGGQLVLAIQNPAVVGKGSRSAANVQYQAVPPVQAPGTPTLQVQPNLANQIQIIPGTGQALLAPSPAPHKPVPIKPAPSQKAGTAPMQSSGGLVKLSGGGANVTLTLPVNSLVGAGEASGAPAQLVPEGPAPPAAARVGKKARKKAPAASRPAAVAEQVETVLIETTADNIIQAGGNLLIVQSPGAGQPAVLQQVQVVSPKLEQPSPPPPPPPPPPPPVVQIPQQALRVVQAASATLPTVPQKPSQNFQIQAAEPIPTQVYIRTPSGELQTVLLQEAPSVSVAAPSSTPCSSPAARSAQPAGGGRKPSAPARKERPLPKIAPAGGIISLNAAQLAAAAQAMQTININGVQVQGVPVTITNTGGQQQLTVQNVAGNHLTISGLSPTQIQLQMEQALAGEIQPGEKRRRMACTCPNCKDGERRSGEQGKKKHICHIPDCGKTFRKTSLLRAHVRLHTGERPFVCNWVFCGKRFTRSDELQRHARTHTGDKRFECAQCQKRFMRSDHLTKHYKTHLVTKNLDECREPRTADRPLFYGERCLTLSSDNEHCVAIYRACF; encoded by the exons ATGGCCGCCACTGCCGCCGTCAGCCCCAGTGAATACCTGCAACCGGCTGCCTCCACTGCCCAG GACTCCCAGCCGTCTCCCCTAGCCCTGCTGGCCGCGACATGTAGCAAGATAGGCCCCCCTGCCGTGGAAGCCGCCGTggcgcccccagccccgccccagcCCACGCCCCGGAAGCTGGTGCCCATCAAGCCGGCCCCGCTGCCCCTGAGCCCCAGCAAGAGCGGCTTCGGGTTCCTGTCGTCCAAAGGCAGCCTGCTGCAGATCCAGGGATCCCCCCTGGGCTCCTCCTACCCCGGGGGCCAGCTGGTGCTGGCCATCCAGAACCCGGCCGTGGTCGGCAAGGGGTCCCGCTCGGCCGCCAACGTCCAGTACCAGGCGGTGCCTCCGGTCCAGGCGCCCGGGACCCCGACCCTCCAGGTCCAGCCGAACCTCGCCAACCAGATCCAGATCATCCCGGGCACGGGCCAGGccctcctggccccctcccccgccccccacaagcCCGTGCCCATCAAGCCGGCCCCCTCGCAGAAGGCCGGGACGGCCCCCATGCAGAGCTCGGGGGGCTTGGTGAAGCTGAGCGGGGGCGGCGCCAACGTGACCCTCACCCTGCCCGTCAACAGCCtggtcggggccggggaggcctcgGGGGCCCCGGCCCAGCTGGTCCCCGAgggccccgctcccccggccgccgcccgggTCGGCAAGAAGGCCCGGAAGAAGGCGCCGGCGGCCTCGCGGCCCGCGGCCGTGGCCGAGCAGGTGGAGACGGTGCTCATCGAGACCACGGCCGACAACATCATCCAGGCGGGCGGCAACCTCCTCATCGTGCAGAGCCCCGGGGCCGGCCAGCCCGCCGTGCTCCAGCAGGTCCAGGTGGTCTCCCCCAAGCTGGAGcagccgtccccgcccccgcccccgcccccgccgccgcccccgccggtgGTGCAGATCCCCCAGCAGGCCCTGCGGGTGGTCCAGGCGGCCTCGGCCACGCTCCCCACCGTGCCGCAGAAGCCTTCCCAGAACTTCCAGATCCAAGCGGCGGAGCCCATACCAACTCAG gtctaTATCCGAACGCCTTCCGGCGAGCTGCAGACggtgctcctccaggaggccccctCGGTGAGCGTGGCGGCCCCCTCCAGCACCCCCTGCAGCAGCCCGGCCGCCCGAAGCGCCCAGCCCGCCGGGGGCGGCAGGAagccctccgccccggcccgcaAAGAGCGCCCTCTGCCAAAGATCGCCCCGGCCGGGGGCATCATCAGCTTGAACGCCGCTCAgttggccgccgccgcccaggcCATGCAGACCATCAACATCAACGGCGTCCAGGTCCAAGGAGTGCCGGTCACCATCACCAACACCGGTG GCCAGCAGCAGCTGACGGTCCAGAACGTGGCCGGCAACCACCTGACCATCAGCGGCCTGAGCCCCACCCAGATCCAGCTGCAGATGGAGCAGGCGCTGGCCGGGGAGATCCAGCCCGGGGAGAAGCGCCGCCGCATGGCCTGCACCTGCCCCAACTGCAAGGATGGGGAAcggag GTccggggagcaggggaagaagaaGCACATCTGCCACATCCCCGACTGCGGCAAGACCTTCCGCAAGACGTCGCTGCTGCGGGCCCACGTGCGGCTGCACACGGGAGAACGTCCCTTCGTCTGCAACTGGGTCTTCTGCGGGAAGCGCTTCACGCGCTCCGACGAGCTGCAGCGCCACGCCCGGACGCACACAG GCGACAAGCGGTTTGAGTGTGCCCAGTGCCAGAAGCGCTTCATGCGGAGCGACCACCTGACCAAACATTACAAGACCCACCTGGTCACCAAGAACTT AGACGAATGTAGAGAGCCCCGGACTGCCGACCGTCCCCTTTTCTACGGAGAACGTTGCCTTACCCTCTCCTCGGATAATGAACACTGTGTCGCTATCTATCGTGCGTGCTTTTAA
- the SP2 gene encoding transcription factor Sp2 isoform X2 has translation MAATAAVSPSEYLQPAASTAQDSQPSPLALLAATCSKIGPPAVEAAVAPPAPPQPTPRKLVPIKPAPLPLSPSKSGFGFLSSKGSLLQIQGSPLGSSYPGGQLVLAIQNPAVVGKGSRSAANVQYQAVPPVQAPGTPTLQVQPNLANQIQIIPGTGQALLAPSPAPHKPVPIKPAPSQKAGTAPMQSSGGLVKLSGGGANVTLTLPVNSLVGAGEASGAPAQLVPEGPAPPAAARVGKKARKKAPAASRPAAVAEQVETVLIETTADNIIQAGGNLLIVQSPGAGQPAVLQQVQVVSPKLEQPSPPPPPPPPPPPPVVQIPQQALRVVQAASATLPTVPQKPSQNFQIQAAEPIPTQVYIRTPSGELQTVLLQEAPSVSVAAPSSTPCSSPAARSAQPAGGGRKPSAPARKERPLPKIAPAGGIISLNAAQLAAAAQAMQTININGVQVQGVPVTITNTGGQQQLTVQNVAGNHLTISGLSPTQIQLQMEQALAGEIQPGEKRRRMACTCPNCKDGERRSGEQGKKKHICHIPDCGKTFRKTSLLRAHVRLHTGERPFVCNWVFCGKRFTRSDELQRHARTHTGDKRFECAQCQKRFMRSDHLTKHYKTHLVTKNFTFQLDFHRI, from the exons ATGGCCGCCACTGCCGCCGTCAGCCCCAGTGAATACCTGCAACCGGCTGCCTCCACTGCCCAG GACTCCCAGCCGTCTCCCCTAGCCCTGCTGGCCGCGACATGTAGCAAGATAGGCCCCCCTGCCGTGGAAGCCGCCGTggcgcccccagccccgccccagcCCACGCCCCGGAAGCTGGTGCCCATCAAGCCGGCCCCGCTGCCCCTGAGCCCCAGCAAGAGCGGCTTCGGGTTCCTGTCGTCCAAAGGCAGCCTGCTGCAGATCCAGGGATCCCCCCTGGGCTCCTCCTACCCCGGGGGCCAGCTGGTGCTGGCCATCCAGAACCCGGCCGTGGTCGGCAAGGGGTCCCGCTCGGCCGCCAACGTCCAGTACCAGGCGGTGCCTCCGGTCCAGGCGCCCGGGACCCCGACCCTCCAGGTCCAGCCGAACCTCGCCAACCAGATCCAGATCATCCCGGGCACGGGCCAGGccctcctggccccctcccccgccccccacaagcCCGTGCCCATCAAGCCGGCCCCCTCGCAGAAGGCCGGGACGGCCCCCATGCAGAGCTCGGGGGGCTTGGTGAAGCTGAGCGGGGGCGGCGCCAACGTGACCCTCACCCTGCCCGTCAACAGCCtggtcggggccggggaggcctcgGGGGCCCCGGCCCAGCTGGTCCCCGAgggccccgctcccccggccgccgcccgggTCGGCAAGAAGGCCCGGAAGAAGGCGCCGGCGGCCTCGCGGCCCGCGGCCGTGGCCGAGCAGGTGGAGACGGTGCTCATCGAGACCACGGCCGACAACATCATCCAGGCGGGCGGCAACCTCCTCATCGTGCAGAGCCCCGGGGCCGGCCAGCCCGCCGTGCTCCAGCAGGTCCAGGTGGTCTCCCCCAAGCTGGAGcagccgtccccgcccccgcccccgcccccgccgccgcccccgccggtgGTGCAGATCCCCCAGCAGGCCCTGCGGGTGGTCCAGGCGGCCTCGGCCACGCTCCCCACCGTGCCGCAGAAGCCTTCCCAGAACTTCCAGATCCAAGCGGCGGAGCCCATACCAACTCAG gtctaTATCCGAACGCCTTCCGGCGAGCTGCAGACggtgctcctccaggaggccccctCGGTGAGCGTGGCGGCCCCCTCCAGCACCCCCTGCAGCAGCCCGGCCGCCCGAAGCGCCCAGCCCGCCGGGGGCGGCAGGAagccctccgccccggcccgcaAAGAGCGCCCTCTGCCAAAGATCGCCCCGGCCGGGGGCATCATCAGCTTGAACGCCGCTCAgttggccgccgccgcccaggcCATGCAGACCATCAACATCAACGGCGTCCAGGTCCAAGGAGTGCCGGTCACCATCACCAACACCGGTG GCCAGCAGCAGCTGACGGTCCAGAACGTGGCCGGCAACCACCTGACCATCAGCGGCCTGAGCCCCACCCAGATCCAGCTGCAGATGGAGCAGGCGCTGGCCGGGGAGATCCAGCCCGGGGAGAAGCGCCGCCGCATGGCCTGCACCTGCCCCAACTGCAAGGATGGGGAAcggag GTccggggagcaggggaagaagaaGCACATCTGCCACATCCCCGACTGCGGCAAGACCTTCCGCAAGACGTCGCTGCTGCGGGCCCACGTGCGGCTGCACACGGGAGAACGTCCCTTCGTCTGCAACTGGGTCTTCTGCGGGAAGCGCTTCACGCGCTCCGACGAGCTGCAGCGCCACGCCCGGACGCACACAG GCGACAAGCGGTTTGAGTGTGCCCAGTGCCAGAAGCGCTTCATGCGGAGCGACCACCTGACCAAACATTACAAGACCCACCTGGTCACCAAGAACTT cACATTCCAGCTCGATTTCCACCGAATCTAG
- the PNPO gene encoding pyridoxine-5'-phosphate oxidase isoform X1 translates to MATAAGGVWSRSGGVVTWGLAALGPVGARGLQGSAGLARPEARAAMAAPDVDLGSLRKTYRAEREAFEETHLASLDPIKQFAAWFEEAAKCPAVGEANAMCLATSTRAGKPSARMLLLKGFGQDGFRFFTNLESRKGRELDSNPFASLVFYWEPLNRQVRVEGRVRRLPEDEAERYFRSRPKSSQIGAVVSRQSSVIPDREYLRGRNAELETLYQGREVPKPDYWGGYILSPEVVEFWQGQTNRLHDRVVFRRLQPGEKAPGPLTRRGEEDWVYERLAP, encoded by the exons ATGGCAACCGCCGCCGGGGGCGTGTGGAGTCGGAGCGGGGGCGTGGTGACGTGGGGTCTCGCGGCGTTGGGCCCGGTCGGGGCGCGCGGCCTGCAGGGTTCGGCGGGGCTCGCGCGCCCTGAGGCCCGGGCGGCCATGGCGGCCCCGGACGTCGACCTGGGCTCCCTGAGGAAGACCTACCGCGCCGAACGGGag GCCTTTGAGGAGACCCATCTCGCCTCCCTGGATCCCATAAAGCAGTTTGCCGCCTGGTTCGAGGAGGCCGCAAAGTGCCCCGCCGTGGGAGAGGCCAATGCCATGTGCTTGGCCACCAGCACTAG GGCAGGGAAGCCCTCCGcccgcatgctgcttctcaagggtttCGGCCAGGACGGCTTCCGCTTCTTCACCAACCTGGAGAGCCgcaaagggagagagctg GACTCTAACCCCTTTGCCTCCCTGGTCTTCTACTGGGAGCCGCTCAACCGGCAG GTGCGCGTGGAGGGCCGGGTGCGGCGGCTGCCGGAAGACGAGGCTGAGCGCTACTTCCGCTCGCGCCCCAAGAGCAGTCAGATCGGCGCCGTGGTCAGCCGCCAGAGCTCCGTCATCCCCGACCGGGAG TACTTGAGGGGGAGGAACGCGGAGCTGGAGACGCTGTACCAGGGGCGCGAGGTGCCCAAGCCCGACTACTG gggtGGCTACATCCTGAGCCCCGAGGTGGTGGAGTTCTGGCAGGGGCAGACCAACCGCCTCCACGACCGCGTCGTCTTCCGGCGCCTGCAGCCCGGGGAGAAGgccccagggcctctgacccgGCGCGGGGAGGAGGACTGGGTCTACGAGAGGCTCGCCCCCTGA
- the PNPO gene encoding pyridoxine-5'-phosphate oxidase isoform X2, with translation MATAAGGVWSRSGGVVTWGLAALGPVGARGLQGSAGLARPEARAAMAAPDVDLGSLRKTYRAEREAFEETHLASLDPIKQFAAWFEEAAKCPAVGEANAMCLATSTRAGKPSARMLLLKGFGQDGFRFFTNLESRKGRELDSNPFASLVFYWEPLNRQYLRGRNAELETLYQGREVPKPDYWGGYILSPEVVEFWQGQTNRLHDRVVFRRLQPGEKAPGPLTRRGEEDWVYERLAP, from the exons ATGGCAACCGCCGCCGGGGGCGTGTGGAGTCGGAGCGGGGGCGTGGTGACGTGGGGTCTCGCGGCGTTGGGCCCGGTCGGGGCGCGCGGCCTGCAGGGTTCGGCGGGGCTCGCGCGCCCTGAGGCCCGGGCGGCCATGGCGGCCCCGGACGTCGACCTGGGCTCCCTGAGGAAGACCTACCGCGCCGAACGGGag GCCTTTGAGGAGACCCATCTCGCCTCCCTGGATCCCATAAAGCAGTTTGCCGCCTGGTTCGAGGAGGCCGCAAAGTGCCCCGCCGTGGGAGAGGCCAATGCCATGTGCTTGGCCACCAGCACTAG GGCAGGGAAGCCCTCCGcccgcatgctgcttctcaagggtttCGGCCAGGACGGCTTCCGCTTCTTCACCAACCTGGAGAGCCgcaaagggagagagctg GACTCTAACCCCTTTGCCTCCCTGGTCTTCTACTGGGAGCCGCTCAACCGGCAG TACTTGAGGGGGAGGAACGCGGAGCTGGAGACGCTGTACCAGGGGCGCGAGGTGCCCAAGCCCGACTACTG gggtGGCTACATCCTGAGCCCCGAGGTGGTGGAGTTCTGGCAGGGGCAGACCAACCGCCTCCACGACCGCGTCGTCTTCCGGCGCCTGCAGCCCGGGGAGAAGgccccagggcctctgacccgGCGCGGGGAGGAGGACTGGGTCTACGAGAGGCTCGCCCCCTGA
- the PRR15L gene encoding proline-rich protein 15-like protein, translating to MTDVGWWKLTFLRKKKSVPRVLYERPDGHPQPDGGSDPSRPEPRDVSGDFDARLEKIVDKNTKHVKVSHSGRFKEKKKVRSSLAEHPDLFTDDENGTGQ from the coding sequence ATGACGGACGTCGGCTGGTGGAAGCTGACCTTCCTGCGCAAGAAGAAGTCCGTTCCCAGGGTCCTGTACGAGAGGCCGGACGGGCACCCCCAGCCGGACGGGGGCTCGGACCCCTCACGGCCCGAGCCCCGCGATGTGAGCGGCGACTTTGACGCCCGGCTGGAGAAGATCGTGGACAAGAACACCAAGCACGTCAAGGTCTCTCACTCGGGCCGCttcaaggagaagaagaaagtgaggTCCTCCCTGGCCGAACACCCCGACCTCTTCACCGACGACGAAAACGGCACGGGGCAGTGA